AAAAATCGGGTGCTCCCCAACCGCGCCTTCAACCTTGGCGCTAACCTGGGTGCCCTTGAGCGCCGCATAGACGCCGTCTTCAAAAAGTAAAATCGCGCTGCCCTTTTTCGAAAGACGTAAGCAGGTGTCCAGGGAATTGCGTTCGAAGGGCGACTTATTGATGGTGTGAAACATTGGTGGACTCCCCCTTATCCGCCGATAACGACATCGGATTGTTCGAGAACGTCGGCAAGTTCGGCGCTGGATAAAACCTCGACCTCAACTTTGAAGTCATCGGGGCTCAAACCGCGCGCTTCCATCGATTCTTTTTCGACGATGATGCGCCAAACCATATCCATATCCTCATCTTCATCGGCATCTTCTTTTTCCATTTCGATGATGCCGTAGGTCGGTGAGAAATTTTTCATATTGATGGCGGCGGTATCTTGATCCTTCTTGATCTGATAGACGCCGTCATCGACGAAAACAATATTGGCGTGCTGCTCGAAAGCCGCGGAAATCAGTACCGTCTCAAGCACCTCAAGCGCATAAATCGTGCCGTAGGGCGCCTTGCGGTTGAGGAACGTGAAGGTCTTCTTTACGCCTTCTGTCTCAAATACGTATTCAGCCATTTTTCTGATTCCCGTCCCTTTAATCGCCAAACATCATGAGGCGATCGCACCCAATACCGGCTTCAACCAACTGCCCCAGACCCGAGATCCGAAATCCCTCGGCGAGGCTGTCCTCGGTTATGCCCCTGCGCATGCCGGCGGCGACGCACACCACGAGATCCACGTTGTGTTGGCTTGCCATCTCTCCCCACAACTTGACCAAGTTGCGGTCATCGGCTTGGGGGGCGGAAAACTTATTCGCGTTATTGACGCCGTCGTAATAGAAAAAAACGCGGGGAACCTCGTGACCTTTTTCAAGCGCCGCTTTGGTGAAGTGATAAGCGGAATCGGATGCCTGATGCGTAAAAGGACCCTCGTTTATTAAAATACCGAATTTCATTAACAACTCCGTTTGGTAGGTAGGGGAGGAGCCATCCCAGACGGCCCCTCCGGTAGATACCTCGCGACAGCGTCCTAGAAATGGACGTGGTTCGATGCATTGAGTGAGTTCCGACCACCACGCCAATCTTCGATGTGGTATTTGGTGAACGGCAACCCGGTCAGTTCAAAGAACCGAGGCCAACCAATGCGGTCGATCCACTCGTTCATGCGCTCCCAGGCCCGTCCGTCCTCCTTGTAGGCGTGAAGAATTTTCATCACGGTCTTGGAAACTTCCGGCCAACGCGGGGGGGTGTTGGGAAGACCCGCGACGACGAGCTTGTGGAACGAAGGCTTGGAGCGGGTGGACGAGTGCTTGCCGCCGACCCAAATCGCCAGTTTGGAGTTTTCCGCATCGTTGATTTGCATCGGTGGGCAGGGCGGATAGCAGGCGCCGCAGCACACGCATTTCTTTTCATCGACTTCCAACGAGGGCTTGCCGTTGACCAGGGCCGGGCGGATCGCCGCCACGGGGCAACGCGCCACGACGGCGGGTCGTTCGCAAACGTTGGCGACGAGGTCGTGGTTGATCACGGGCGGTTTGGTGTGCTGGATATTGATCGCGATATCACCCTGGCCGCCGCAGTTGATTTGGCAACACGAAGTGGTGATTTTGACCCTGTTGGGCATCTGTTCGTTGGTGAACTCTTGATAAAGCTCATCCATCAACGACTTAACCACACCGGACGCATCGGTGGCCGGAATATCGCAGTGCAGCCAACCTTGGGTATGGGAAATCATCGAAACCGAATTCCCCGTACCGCCGACGGGAAAGCCCTCGCCTTCGAGTTTTTTGATCAGGGGATCGACCTTGGATTGATCGGCGACGATGTACTCGATGTTGGAGCGCGTCGTAAAACGGACGTGCCCATCGGCGAATTCGTCGGCGATATCACAGAGTTTGCGGATCGTGTGGACATCCATTTGGCGCTGGGTGCCGGCCTTGACGGTCCAGACTTCGTCGCCACTTTTGGCGACATGATGCAAAACACCAACCCGCGGACGATCGTGCCAATCCCAGGCGCCGTAGTTTTTCTTGAGCGTCGGATGCATATACTGTTGTGGATCGGGTACACCGCATTCGTCCGGCATACGCGGGGCTGCTTGGGCCTCACTCATTGAATTATTCCTCCAACAAAAATCTAGCGTTGCGCTCGGCCGGGTCCGGGTAAACCGGACCCGCCTCGCACGATATCAAGCCGCTTAAAAGCATTAAGCGAAGAGGGCGAACTATTCCGCAGCGGCAGCGCCGTGACGGCTGTTCCATTTCGTCACCTCGTCGTCCCAGCCATCCATGCGGATGTAAGAACTGGTGCGCGGGTGGCTGACCATGTTCGGATCGACATCCAAACCGATCCCATCAAGGAAATTAATCATTCCGATGCGTTCGATCATTTCGCCCGTGCGTTCATGTTCGAGCGCATTCTCGGCGAAAAACTCGAGGACGGTTTCGGACAGTTCGACCAGCCACTCGTAATCCTCCTCGGTTTCCATGCGATGGAAAGGGACGATCACGGTGCCCATCAGGTCACCGATTTTCAAGGTGCGCTTGCCGCCGGCAAGGATGGTGACACCCTTTTCATCGCCCGGAGACAACGCCTTGGTCATCACGTTGATACAATGCATGCAGCGTACGCAGCTTTTATTGTCGATTTCCAGAGTATCGTCGTCGTTGAGGCTCAAC
This genomic window from Varunaivibrio sulfuroxidans contains:
- the dsrB gene encoding dissimilatory-type sulfite reductase subunit beta; translated protein: MSEAQAAPRMPDECGVPDPQQYMHPTLKKNYGAWDWHDRPRVGVLHHVAKSGDEVWTVKAGTQRQMDVHTIRKLCDIADEFADGHVRFTTRSNIEYIVADQSKVDPLIKKLEGEGFPVGGTGNSVSMISHTQGWLHCDIPATDASGVVKSLMDELYQEFTNEQMPNRVKITTSCCQINCGGQGDIAINIQHTKPPVINHDLVANVCERPAVVARCPVAAIRPALVNGKPSLEVDEKKCVCCGACYPPCPPMQINDAENSKLAIWVGGKHSSTRSKPSFHKLVVAGLPNTPPRWPEVSKTVMKILHAYKEDGRAWERMNEWIDRIGWPRFFELTGLPFTKYHIEDWRGGRNSLNASNHVHF
- the tusB gene encoding sulfurtransferase complex subunit TusB, translated to MFHTINKSPFERNSLDTCLRLSKKGSAILLFEDGVYAALKGTQVSAKVEGAVGEHPIFVLGPDLKARGLSEDHVIEGVSVVDYGGFVDLAAEHGAVNAWL
- the tusD gene encoding sulfurtransferase complex subunit TusD encodes the protein MKFGILINEGPFTHQASDSAYHFTKAALEKGHEVPRVFFYYDGVNNANKFSAPQADDRNLVKLWGEMASQHNVDLVVCVAAGMRRGITEDSLAEGFRISGLGQLVEAGIGCDRLMMFGD
- a CDS encoding DsrE family protein, which produces MAEYVFETEGVKKTFTFLNRKAPYGTIYALEVLETVLISAAFEQHANIVFVDDGVYQIKKDQDTAAINMKNFSPTYGIIEMEKEDADEDEDMDMVWRIIVEKESMEARGLSPDDFKVEVEVLSSAELADVLEQSDVVIGG